The genomic segment TTGTTTCTCTGTAGAGATGCCATGGCTCAGTATCAGTTGCTCCACCATCTCTAGTCTACTCAACGCTAGCCTTTGATGCGTGCTGCTGTTGACGGGCCTAGTTAAATGCACcggtattatatgtaattctcTTACACATTTGCAGTCTGCCATACTGAGGATTGTATGTACTGCCATATTATGTATCCTGGGAGTGGTATCACCGGATTTTGTCAAAAGTTCCGGCAGTAAACGTTCGACGCTTCTGGCAATCTCAGTCGAGGATACtctgaataaattattgataaatcatCAGTTGTGGAAATATTggaagtttattataatactaagaataataaaatttgctaatAAGAAGAGTTTACCTATCCGCGGCGAACTCAGCGAAGAAGATCCTGATAAGTTGCGCAGCTAAACTATACACACTGAAGACCTTGTCCCTAAGAGCTCTGTGTAACAGTAGAATCGCTGCTCTAGCTATTTTATTCGGAGAATGCTTTGACACCTCCGGATCAAACGTCTTTAGTTCTTCTTTCAGTTGCATCAGACCTTCCTCCTTATCCGTGAACTGTTTCGAATAGAATTTCTCCACCTATAtacaatcattattattccCCTGTATTTAGAGATTATGGAAAACAGCTTTGATAATGTTTTTACCATGTCCATCCCGAAGACCGCGATAGGCAAAGCAGcttgttttttctctctatcattAAGTTTCGAGGTAACTTTCGTTTCTGTACTATCTAGGTGACATTCTCTCGTGAATTCATTCGTATGTGaactaaaaaagatatttaaattagaaagatTGCATAGTATTTCTATATCATcacaatatttcaatattatatcatcttaCTGTCTGAGAGCGGGAATAGTTCTTTCTTCATAAGCCTCATAACTTGAGCGAAGAGCCGGGCCCGCTGATTTAGTTTTCCGCCTGAGAGATCCCTTGTTACAGTTGCTCTGCTTTTCATGGACACCATTCGTAGGACTATCGGTTACCtctggaaaataataaaaatacaaagatttaatattatataaaaatttttaaaaatctaaaaatttcgattataatattaaaagaaaaacagaatcgcgcgcgcgtatgatatctttaaataaattataccggGACTATTAGATTTTTGATGTAAAGGCGACACTGGTGGTTGATGTGCAGGACCAGTAGGTGACAAGGCACCATTGCGATTAGGTGGTATAACTAATCTCGGAGGAGATGTGATGTCATCGGGTAACACAGCCGTTTTCGAAGTACACGTATCAGCAGATGTCTGCTCTGTATCTTCCACGGAtgacaaattgtttttttctacAGGCTgtagcattttttttcattattattactaaactTTTGCTGTTAAAAGATTTCGCTACTTACCCCGTGAACTTCGAGCAAGTTGTATATTTCTAACGATTGATAAACCTGCTGTCTGTATTGTTGAGCTTGAGCCTTTTTAGCTTTGGCCTTATCGTAGTCTTCTAAAGCTATAGCGTACTTCTTTTCCAATTCATATTTGCCCAGCCGTTCTCCTGCTTTCCTTAAATTTTCCATTGCCACTTTTAATTTCGAAGCGTATTCGAATCTTTCCTCTTCTACCGCCAACAATTTTTTCGCTTCCATTTGCCTTATGATTTTAGCTACTTCCCGATCGACATACATTTCAAATGCTAGATCATCATAAGGCGAGGTATAATGTGGATTATATGGGGCATCTCCCTGTCCGGTTAATTCTTGACCGTAGGGTTCGCCaagtatatttatagcaataaGACCAACctgattgtaaaaaataatttttagatttttattgcagaaaattaaaaaaatataaattcatctttgtacgttttttaatttgtcttctaaattaattttgtttaatttaacttattttatgcaattttattaaactatatttttaaactatatattattttataattaattatttgccaAAATGATTCGTACCTGACAATAGGTGTTGTGCGCGTTACTGTGCGGTTTGTGTAGTCTGAGCTTCAATGACAGTGCTTCCGTCTCAGGAAGGGCCACGCTTTTCAGTTCCCTGCTCTTGTAAAGGGTCGACGCATTGTCGGATAGTGTAATGTAACCCAGGTAACTAAAGTCCGTCGAAGCGGATGCATTTTCTTCCCTCGATGTCCAGATCTCCAACTTTTCAgctacaattaaaataaatgttaatattaatattaatatatatttcttagagAAAtcgcgttaataatttttatcagagaAGATTTATATCCGATTGTAATCTCAGATTGAAAACTGACATGATTCTTTTGCAGTTCATCGGTACAGTCTCATTTCCGGCAGTACACCCAGAATAAACGagggaaagaagaagaaacgaTGTAGCCCCGAGAAATTACGGTAAGCTCGTTAACTCAATTTCCATTGTCGGtaaattgctttttaattagaattttaatgaacaatagcgactttaagaatattaatctttgttttcttttaacgttacatttatcttattgccaatttacttatttttacattatatttgtaacataGTTTgctaacattattaataaaaatagtatttaacaattttatcttaaagtaGCTTTTAGCactaaactaataaatataagatttctctctctctctctctctctctctctctctctctttctgacaaaaatacaatttttaatattttttatttcagctcaagatatttttttgcagttaGCTGCAATTTACATTACATGTTCTATTATTgttcaaattatttgttagacatctatttcaatttaatattaatataaaaaatctcttaccttattttttgtaaattagatttaaaatgaATAGTTGGATGAATATTTCGAATAgcggataattttttaaaacgcaCACTTACGTATGAGATACTGGTGAGCCAGAACCTGTATCCTTGTAAGCTTCGTGGGTCCATGAAGACGTAGAATTAGTTCCTGAGGATATGTGCAATTTCTTGCACTTTGCCAACCCCTTACCGTTGGCCCGTGAACATTAAGCTCTAACGATGAGTGTCTATCTTCCTCGCCTAaacaatagattttaaaatgcgattaaatcttatttaattgttcTACTCTACAAaaagaacaatatatattacttcagagaattttttctattattttaagtttaattctaaagtatatatatatatatatatatatatatatatatatatatatatatatatatattattataaatgtatattttatctcgtatATTACGCAAGGtaacaacaaaaattaatctaaggAGATTAAActacaatgaaaaaattgctCTAGAGTAATTTGATTATCTTGCTTAATAGAACGAAATGATTAAACTAGgagatgatatataataactacgatataataatagtttgaATATCTAAGAGTTACAAGCATTCCATcaaaatgtcaatttaaaGCCAAATGTCGATCGAACACGCTCAATGTAGTTCTTACTATACGTTACTTAATTATTGACACTTACTTTCATGGTGCTGGATACATTcttacttatttaaatatttttttgactgttgcttttactattttaattatttttatccacattttcagaatttacaattttctatgcaaaaagaaatcgatatatttcactattatttttgctctttttagaattttaaaatacatttttcgagGGAAATTGCGCCAGATCGTCACGCAATACTGCGGTTTCGTGCGCAATTTAtgattgcatattaaatagaaCATGTATAACGGAATTATTCTAGAATCGTGCTACTTCGcatttatgaatatacattAGTAAcatatctttgtaattaattctacAGTATAATACAAAAGATTGCTTCCGTCGATTAAACCGGAGACACGTGCCGAATAACATGCTTCGTCGCAAGTTCGAGAAAATCGCGGTTCGTCGCGATAGAAGAAATCAATGTATCCGAATATATGATGAGCATTGAAACGTGGCAATCTCTCTTGGGAAAATTCTCTGGTGGATCATGTCCAAATTGAAGCGCTCAGAATTATACCAACTTGAGCCACAAAAGGTGAATTTTACAACACgacaaggaaaaaatttgaaaaatttctataattttatttaaaattattctcgtaaatattaattgtaaattctctaattataattttaactaatttttatagaatcacCATGCACATTCACGAATCAcattattt from the Cataglyphis hispanica isolate Lineage 1 chromosome 20, ULB_Chis1_1.0, whole genome shotgun sequence genome contains:
- the LOC126856901 gene encoding centrosomal protein of 104 kDa isoform X2, with the protein product MPRKVGFNVVYATSEEDRHSSLELNVHGPTVRGWQSARNCTYPQELILRLHGPTKLTRIQVLAHQYLIPEKLEIWTSREENASASTDFSYLGYITLSDNASTLYKSRELKSVALPETEALSLKLRLHKPHSNAHNTYCQVGLIAINILGEPYGQELTGQGDAPYNPHYTSPYDDLAFEMYVDREVAKIIRQMEAKKLLAVEEERFEYASKLKVAMENLRKAGERLGKYELEKKYAIALEDYDKAKAKKAQAQQYRQQVYQSLEIYNLLEVHGPVEKNNLSSVEDTEQTSADTCTSKTAVLPDDITSPPRLVIPPNRNGALSPTGPAHQPPVSPLHQKSNSPEVTDSPTNGVHEKQSNCNKGSLRRKTKSAGPALRSSYEAYEERTIPALRHSHTNEFTRECHLDSTETKVTSKLNDREKKQAALPIAVFGMDMVEKFYSKQFTDKEEGLMQLKEELKTFDPEVSKHSPNKIARAAILLLHRALRDKVFSVYSLAAQLIRIFFAEFAADRVSSTEIARSVERLLPELLTKSGDTTPRIHNMAVHTILSMADCKCVRELHIIPVHLTRPVNSSTHQRLALSRLEMVEQLILSHGISTEKQSGLTCRTLSELGSSGLHHPAEAVRKVSERILVLVYKVNPRLVRKQLPPDDDITRRNLLYRQLFHEFDLIDLQRKKEAESTHKATTTPTRTKSTENNVSNLTKSPSRSSPVVSTGSSTSITSPSENSIDHKGDKMCIFCLSKGQVYSEEGLNIHYWRTCPMLTKCEACKQVVEISYLNLHLLNECDMRSNYVKCETCKQAVHESTFENHRQDKKCTKPIEGYERCPLCLALVNQNKWREHLMGEHPCINNTRNKIGKSCSKSPSSSQNLSGKLTSPTGRDY
- the LOC126856901 gene encoding centrosomal protein of 104 kDa isoform X1; amino-acid sequence: MPRKVGFNVVYATSEEDRHSSLELNVHGPTVRGWQSARNCTYPQELILRLHGPTKLTRIQVLAHQYLIPEKLEIWTSREENASASTDFSYLGYITLSDNASTLYKSRELKSVALPETEALSLKLRLHKPHSNAHNTYCQVGLIAINILGEPYGQELTGQGDAPYNPHYTSPYDDLAFEMYVDREVAKIIRQMEAKKLLAVEEERFEYASKLKVAMENLRKAGERLGKYELEKKYAIALEDYDKAKAKKAQAQQYRQQVYQSLEIYNLLEVHGPVEKNNLSSVEDTEQTSADTCTSKTAVLPDDITSPPRLVIPPNRNGALSPTGPAHQPPVSPLHQKSNSPEVTDSPTNGVHEKQSNCNKGSLRRKTKSAGPALRSSYEAYEERTIPALRHSHTNEFTRECHLDSTETKVTSKLNDREKKQAALPIAVFGMDMVEKFYSKQFTDKEEGLMQLKEELKTFDPEVSKHSPNKIARAAILLLHRALRDKVFSVYSLAAQLIRIFFAEFAADRVSSTEIARSVERLLPELLTKSGDTTPRIHNMAVHTILSMADCKCVRELHIIPVHLTRPVNSSTHQRLALSRLEMVEQLILSHGISTEKQRYCNCCSGLTCRTLSELGSSGLHHPAEAVRKVSERILVLVYKVNPRLVRKQLPPDDDITRRNLLYRQLFHEFDLIDLQRKKEAESTHKATTTPTRTKSTENNVSNLTKSPSRSSPVVSTGSSTSITSPSENSIDHKGDKMCIFCLSKGQVYSEEGLNIHYWRTCPMLTKCEACKQVVEISYLNLHLLNECDMRSNYVKCETCKQAVHESTFENHRQDKKCTKPIEGYERCPLCLALVNQNKWREHLMGEHPCINNTRNKIGKSCSKSPSSSQNLSGKLTSPTGRDY